A portion of the Bifidobacterium lemurum genome contains these proteins:
- a CDS encoding ABC-2 transporter permease, whose protein sequence is MNTVMQERSRIHAIHPIVNAFRLDWQRLNSSGKASMAVYLVMLPALALLFGLLSESGGSSDMMMPVLGGMASGVFAMLPVYTFVYESQGMSRWMNGVIPVRRGHQVSGRYLVVLSVGLLLAVELTVSALVMAVTADAGAWRAAMEGYAANIAVIPVIYLLIESVLCPLLYRMPLQKAMLVLFGVAAALFGIGWITVELCSDVLSVTQMAVVLGALETLAKLEAGSLALIAAVVDVVALGVSYACSLRIYRAKEL, encoded by the coding sequence ATGAACACTGTGATGCAGGAACGATCCCGGATCCATGCGATCCATCCGATAGTGAATGCGTTCCGTCTGGACTGGCAGCGACTGAACAGCAGCGGCAAGGCGTCGATGGCCGTCTACTTGGTCATGCTGCCGGCGCTGGCGTTGCTGTTCGGCTTGCTGTCTGAAAGTGGCGGCTCGTCGGATATGATGATGCCCGTGCTGGGAGGTATGGCCTCCGGTGTGTTCGCGATGCTGCCGGTCTACACATTCGTCTACGAGAGCCAAGGCATGTCCCGTTGGATGAACGGCGTCATTCCGGTTCGCCGCGGGCATCAGGTGTCGGGCCGCTATCTGGTGGTGTTGTCCGTAGGGTTGCTGCTGGCCGTCGAGCTGACGGTATCCGCCCTGGTCATGGCGGTTACGGCGGATGCCGGAGCATGGCGTGCGGCGATGGAAGGATATGCCGCCAACATAGCCGTCATCCCGGTGATCTATCTGCTGATCGAATCGGTGCTTTGCCCGTTGCTGTACCGCATGCCTCTGCAGAAGGCGATGCTGGTGCTCTTCGGCGTGGCCGCAGCGCTGTTCGGCATCGGCTGGATTACGGTGGAACTATGCTCCGACGTATTGAGTGTCACCCAGATGGCGGTGGTGCTTGGCGCGCTCGAGACGTTAGCGAAACTGGAAGCCGGTTCCCTCGCATTGATCGCGGCCGTTGTCGATGTCGTCGCCTTGGGCGTGTCCTACGCCTGCTCGCTGCGCATCTACCGCGCCAAGGAACTCTAA
- the thrC gene encoding threonine synthase, with product MTTTFHSTRSTTDSLTSKQAIRKGIADDGGLFVSDSLGETKVRIDDLAGMGYQDIAARVLGALLPDFTEAELADCIAEAYGEQWSDGRITPVKPLGEDFVMELFNGPTSAFKDVALQILPRFMARTTPDGGDADEKIMILTATSGDTGKAALAGFADAPGTAITVFYPEGKVSQVQELQMTTQLGGNVQVAAVRGNFDDAQSAVKSIFADRELAESLAQDSHVALSSANSINVGRLVPQVVYYFSAYAQLLEQQVINVGDEVEFVVPTGNFGDILAGYYAKLLGLPVKHLVVASDKNNVLFDFLTTGSYNRNRPFFQTISPSMDILISSNLERMLYYLSEKDARLIAMLMNDLKDYGCYEIPEELLARIRRVFGTGWADEDQVRESIADCWEKNKYVIDPHTACGYFVMRQMPRDPLTPRVLLATASPYKFPRVVNESLGLDADGTDFECMDVLAEATGTTAPAALRGLETADVRFDTVVDIAGMTDFVRQSAARL from the coding sequence GTGACCACCACGTTCCACAGCACCCGCAGCACCACCGATTCGCTCACCTCGAAGCAGGCGATCCGCAAGGGCATCGCCGACGACGGTGGCCTGTTCGTCTCCGATTCGCTGGGCGAGACCAAGGTGCGGATCGACGATCTGGCCGGCATGGGCTATCAGGACATCGCCGCCCGCGTGCTCGGCGCGCTGCTGCCCGACTTCACCGAGGCCGAACTGGCCGACTGCATCGCCGAGGCGTATGGCGAACAGTGGTCGGACGGGCGCATCACCCCGGTCAAGCCGCTGGGCGAGGATTTCGTGATGGAGCTGTTCAACGGCCCGACCTCCGCGTTCAAGGACGTGGCCCTGCAGATCCTCCCCCGCTTCATGGCGCGCACCACGCCGGACGGGGGCGACGCGGACGAGAAGATCATGATCCTGACCGCCACCTCGGGCGACACGGGCAAGGCCGCGCTGGCCGGTTTCGCGGACGCGCCCGGCACCGCGATCACCGTCTTCTATCCGGAAGGCAAGGTGAGCCAGGTGCAGGAGCTGCAGATGACCACGCAGCTCGGCGGCAACGTGCAGGTGGCCGCCGTGCGCGGCAACTTCGACGACGCGCAGTCCGCCGTCAAGTCCATTTTCGCCGACCGCGAGCTGGCCGAGTCGCTGGCCCAGGACTCGCATGTGGCGCTCTCCTCCGCGAATTCGATCAATGTGGGCCGTCTGGTGCCGCAGGTCGTCTACTACTTCTCCGCATACGCGCAGCTGCTGGAACAGCAGGTCATCAATGTGGGCGATGAGGTGGAGTTCGTGGTGCCGACCGGCAATTTCGGCGACATCCTCGCCGGCTACTACGCGAAGCTGCTCGGCCTGCCGGTCAAGCACCTGGTGGTCGCCTCCGACAAGAACAACGTGCTGTTCGACTTCCTGACCACCGGCTCGTACAACCGCAACCGTCCGTTCTTCCAGACCATCTCCCCCTCGATGGACATCCTCATCTCCTCGAATCTGGAGCGCATGCTCTACTACCTGTCCGAGAAGGACGCGCGTCTGATCGCCATGCTGATGAACGATCTGAAGGACTACGGCTGCTATGAGATCCCCGAGGAGCTGCTGGCGCGCATCCGCCGCGTCTTCGGCACCGGTTGGGCCGACGAGGATCAGGTGCGCGAATCCATCGCCGACTGCTGGGAGAAGAACAAGTATGTGATCGACCCGCACACCGCCTGCGGCTATTTCGTGATGCGGCAGATGCCGCGCGATCCGCTGACCCCGCGCGTGCTGCTGGCCACCGCCTCGCCGTACAAGTTCCCGCGCGTGGTGAACGAGTCGCTGGGACTGGACGCCGACGGCACCGATTTCGAGTGCATGGACGTGTTGGCCGAGGCGACCGGCACCACCGCCCCCGCCGCGCTGCGCGGGCTTGAGACGGCCGACGTGCGTTTCGACACGGTGGTCGACATCGCCGGCATGACCGATTTCGTCAGGCAGTCCGCCGCACGCCTGTAA
- a CDS encoding ABC-2 transporter permease, whose protein sequence is MTTNYSSARTSTVRRPSGLRGVMLSVATDFRAISTGHMWSTMVVFALPLLFVLFGLIRNSGAAIMLMTFFTMGYWLMSVAGMFSLNGTEKSSALTAIMPVSRCNQVLGKYCSSLVLLVVAVAECMIEYVLSIVMFGLDASVDFSVLAVFIPLYVALALVEVPLMFSIDLTRGIQIIAVLSAGLVWACVLVDRFLPGLVAWVAQSLESLPLTGRMTLSIVALVALAAASFAVSLRQWTRREL, encoded by the coding sequence ATGACAACGAATTATTCGTCGGCGCGGACTTCGACGGTTCGCCGCCCCTCCGGACTGCGCGGAGTCATGCTGTCCGTCGCGACGGATTTCCGTGCGATCTCCACCGGGCATATGTGGTCGACGATGGTGGTGTTCGCGCTCCCGCTGCTGTTCGTGCTGTTTGGTCTGATTCGCAATTCAGGCGCGGCCATTATGCTGATGACCTTCTTCACGATGGGATACTGGCTGATGTCAGTTGCCGGGATGTTCTCATTGAACGGCACGGAGAAATCATCCGCTTTGACGGCGATCATGCCGGTGTCCCGGTGCAACCAGGTGCTCGGCAAATACTGCTCTTCGCTGGTGCTGCTCGTCGTGGCCGTGGCCGAATGCATGATCGAGTACGTGTTGTCGATTGTGATGTTCGGTCTGGACGCCAGTGTGGACTTCTCCGTCCTCGCGGTGTTCATCCCGCTATACGTGGCGTTGGCGTTGGTCGAGGTGCCGCTGATGTTCAGCATCGACCTCACCCGCGGCATCCAGATCATCGCGGTGTTGTCCGCGGGACTGGTATGGGCGTGCGTTCTGGTCGACCGGTTCCTTCCCGGACTGGTGGCATGGGTTGCTCAATCGCTGGAGTCTCTGCCGTTGACGGGGAGGATGACGTTGTCCATCGTCGCGCTTGTCGCGCTTGCCGCGGCGTCCTTCGCCGTCTCGCTACGACAATGGACCCGTCGCGAACTGTAG
- a CDS encoding GntR family transcriptional regulator encodes MKLIISSVSGEPIYEQIKTQIREAVLSGELKAGEALPSLRKLAKELRVSVLTVTRAYNELADEGIVQNVQGKGSFVMDRGNEVMRQGLVAKAKESLGEAVTAAKAADLPLADLHDLLDDAYRRARD; translated from the coding sequence GTGAAACTGATCATCTCATCCGTGTCCGGCGAACCCATCTACGAACAGATCAAAACGCAGATCCGCGAAGCCGTGCTCAGCGGCGAACTCAAAGCGGGGGAGGCGCTGCCCTCTTTGCGCAAACTCGCCAAAGAGCTGCGCGTCTCCGTGCTCACCGTCACCAGAGCGTACAACGAACTGGCAGACGAGGGAATCGTACAGAACGTGCAGGGCAAAGGCAGCTTCGTCATGGACCGCGGCAACGAGGTGATGAGGCAGGGACTCGTCGCCAAAGCCAAGGAAAGCCTGGGCGAGGCGGTCACCGCGGCCAAAGCCGCCGACCTGCCGCTGGCCGATCTGCATGACCTGCTCGACGATGCGTACCGCCGTGCGCGGGACTGA
- a CDS encoding ABC transporter ATP-binding protein, which yields MINETFGNVPMALSVTGATKRYNSGFTLDDVTFDLPSGYIMGLIGPNGAGKSTLIKLILNMIRRDAGQIQVLGLDNLADEETVKQQLGVVFDSSYFVETWTVNDVERVMAPMYSAWNKAAFADHLVKFGLDRRKKIKELSRGMQMKLMFAVALSHDAKLLILDEPTAGLDVLSRDELMDTLHAYIEDGEHAVLFSTHITTDLERAADFITYINGGRLYYTGPKDEFEDSFRLVKGGPDELAAVEDVAVGSRRYGTGFDALVRAENVADLAGMTLAIEPASIDDIIRLTNAGTTSDVKEML from the coding sequence ATGATCAACGAAACCTTCGGCAACGTCCCGATGGCGTTGTCCGTCACCGGTGCGACCAAACGTTACAACTCCGGCTTCACCCTTGACGACGTGACCTTCGACCTGCCGTCCGGCTACATCATGGGCCTTATCGGGCCCAACGGCGCGGGCAAGTCCACGCTCATCAAACTCATCCTCAACATGATCCGACGCGACGCCGGCCAGATTCAGGTCCTCGGACTCGACAACCTGGCCGACGAGGAGACCGTCAAACAGCAGCTCGGCGTGGTGTTCGACAGCTCGTATTTCGTCGAGACATGGACGGTGAACGATGTCGAACGGGTGATGGCGCCCATGTATTCCGCATGGAACAAAGCCGCGTTCGCCGACCATCTTGTGAAGTTCGGGCTCGACCGCAGGAAGAAGATCAAGGAACTCTCGCGCGGCATGCAGATGAAGCTCATGTTCGCGGTGGCCTTGAGCCATGACGCGAAACTGCTGATCCTCGACGAGCCGACCGCCGGCCTCGACGTGCTCTCCCGTGACGAGCTTATGGACACGCTGCACGCCTATATCGAGGATGGCGAGCATGCGGTGCTGTTCTCCACGCATATCACCACCGATCTGGAACGCGCCGCCGACTTCATCACCTACATCAACGGCGGACGCCTCTACTACACCGGTCCCAAAGACGAGTTCGAGGATTCCTTCCGCCTGGTCAAAGGCGGGCCCGACGAACTCGCGGCGGTGGAGGACGTCGCCGTGGGATCGCGGCGGTACGGCACCGGCTTCGACGCACTGGTCCGTGCGGAGAACGTCGCCGATCTCGCGGGCATGACGCTCGCCATCGAGCCCGCCTCCATCGACGACATCATCCGCCTGACCAATGCCGGTACGACTTCCGATGTGAAGGAGATGCTGTGA
- a CDS encoding HAD family hydrolase translates to MNGAYDATAAVAPKGAIFDLDGTLLDSMGVWDQVDADFLRKRGLEVPDDFATTVAAMQFRQVAEYTIARFDLPDTPEEVMEEWDEMACVMYATAVQAKPGAVDYLARLKAAGVRLAVATSLPPQLREPAMEHVGIRGFFDEVVSVDDVGDVGKDRPDVYLHAARLLGVEPGDCTVFEDLLVGMRSAKSVGMAVWAMHDDSSAGDWPEICDLADGVLFDFHSAPVAL, encoded by the coding sequence ATGAACGGTGCTTATGACGCAACCGCCGCCGTCGCTCCCAAAGGGGCGATTTTCGATCTGGACGGCACGTTGCTCGACTCGATGGGCGTGTGGGATCAGGTCGACGCGGATTTTCTGCGCAAACGCGGGCTTGAAGTGCCCGACGACTTCGCGACCACCGTCGCGGCCATGCAGTTTCGGCAGGTCGCCGAATACACCATCGCGAGATTCGATCTGCCCGACACCCCCGAAGAGGTGATGGAAGAATGGGACGAGATGGCGTGTGTCATGTACGCCACGGCCGTCCAGGCCAAGCCGGGCGCGGTCGACTATCTTGCGCGGCTCAAGGCGGCCGGCGTGCGGCTGGCGGTCGCCACGTCGCTGCCGCCGCAACTGCGCGAGCCGGCGATGGAACACGTCGGCATCCGCGGATTCTTCGATGAGGTCGTCAGCGTCGACGATGTGGGCGACGTGGGCAAGGACCGGCCCGACGTGTACCTGCATGCTGCGAGGCTGCTGGGCGTCGAGCCCGGGGATTGCACCGTGTTCGAGGACCTGCTGGTGGGGATGAGATCCGCCAAATCCGTCGGCATGGCCGTCTGGGCCATGCACGACGACTCGTCGGCGGGGGATTGGCCAGAAATCTGCGATCTGGCCGACGGTGTGCTGTTCGATTTTCACAGCGCGCCGGTGGCGTTATAA
- the tenA gene encoding thiaminase II, with protein MTDGLMREVEGAAFAASLYEAAKPVWEAGLRQPFLAELAEGTLDRERFAFYLKQDYLYLDDYAKVHALAFAKCDDAQIGERLANTIMNVAREKAGMHDYYRRAYGITPEELATARQSAFARAYTTNILTTAYTKPLVDILIAVLPCAWVYADYGTRLSAEYGDRLEGNPYRQWIETYRTDEFWQSSVWLIEALERLTEGMDESRLAELRHEFVVGVEHEYMFWSSAYDLQQSWRPEWNALA; from the coding sequence ATGACCGACGGATTGATGCGCGAAGTGGAGGGGGCCGCGTTCGCCGCGAGCCTGTACGAGGCGGCCAAACCCGTGTGGGAGGCCGGATTGCGCCAGCCGTTCCTCGCCGAACTGGCCGAAGGCACGTTGGATCGCGAACGGTTCGCGTTCTATCTGAAGCAGGATTACCTGTATCTCGACGATTACGCCAAAGTGCACGCGCTGGCCTTCGCCAAATGCGACGACGCGCAGATTGGCGAGCGTCTGGCCAACACGATTATGAACGTCGCCCGCGAGAAGGCCGGCATGCACGACTACTACCGCCGCGCCTACGGCATCACGCCAGAAGAGCTGGCCACGGCTCGTCAGTCCGCGTTCGCCCGCGCCTACACCACGAACATCCTCACCACCGCCTACACCAAGCCGCTGGTCGACATCCTGATCGCCGTGCTGCCCTGCGCGTGGGTGTATGCCGACTACGGCACTCGACTGTCGGCGGAATACGGCGACAGATTGGAGGGCAATCCGTACCGTCAGTGGATCGAAACCTACCGGACCGACGAGTTCTGGCAGTCCTCCGTCTGGCTGATCGAGGCGCTCGAACGTCTGACCGAGGGGATGGATGAGAGCCGCCTGGCCGAGCTGCGCCACGAATTCGTGGTCGGAGTCGAACACGAATATATGTTCTGGTCCAGCGCCTACGACCTCCAACAGTCCTGGCGCCCCGAATGGAACGCCCTGGCATAG
- a CDS encoding DNA repair protein RecN, which translates to MLDELDIRNLGPIREATIAPAQGMTAITGETGAGKSMLLSAIRLISGDAAEAGRVAAGASEAWAQGVFTVSDGAPAAGIAREAGVEPEDGELFLTRTLPASGRSRAVLSGRSVPRSVLSALAGELVTIHGQADQLRIASAAKQREFLDRYAGDEHELGEYLSAWDALRRMDERLLALTSQEASARQQADYLRESIERINRVDPRPGEDVELRARRERIENAAEIASGVGRALSVLDSSQMGVDADGMSAIDLINQAVQSLRSIRVDGVFAEQADRLDAIVNDLSDVVFTLARELDVEGDVEDLDVLNARIHELGELTRRWGPELSDVIAWRDKAVFDVEDLDASPEKIAELEAERGRLYAAALDAAAALSEARAAAAAELAERVTSELDALAMPGARLDITVTPRGLTSDGAGADGPRDAAARARGASLDGRRGKSPADLDAGLLDAHGWDDIAFLFTPFPGSPQLPMGKSASGGELSRLMLALELSAADKRAAGRNGGRNDGTAGDVGGAGVSGDMTFIFDEVDAGVGGKAAVELGRRLARLARSAQVIVVTHLPQVASWADAQFVVSKGIAPLAGVSRGTESGGRSAVVGREPGAGGGSSDAVVSTTVGEVCDEARVREIARMLSGSESDASLDHARELLAQSTLA; encoded by the coding sequence ATGCTGGACGAGCTTGACATCCGCAATCTCGGCCCCATCCGCGAGGCGACGATCGCTCCCGCCCAAGGGATGACCGCGATCACCGGCGAAACCGGGGCCGGCAAATCCATGCTGCTCAGCGCCATCCGCCTGATTTCAGGAGACGCGGCCGAAGCGGGGCGCGTCGCCGCCGGTGCCAGCGAGGCGTGGGCCCAGGGCGTGTTCACGGTGTCTGATGGCGCGCCCGCCGCCGGCATCGCGCGCGAGGCGGGAGTCGAGCCGGAGGACGGCGAGCTGTTCCTCACCCGCACGCTGCCCGCGTCGGGACGCTCACGCGCGGTGTTGTCGGGACGTTCCGTGCCGCGTTCCGTATTGTCGGCGCTTGCCGGCGAACTGGTCACCATCCACGGACAGGCCGACCAGCTGCGCATCGCATCGGCGGCGAAACAGCGCGAATTCCTGGACCGGTACGCGGGCGACGAACATGAGCTGGGAGAGTACCTATCCGCATGGGACGCGTTGCGCCGGATGGACGAGCGGCTGCTCGCCCTGACCTCGCAGGAGGCGTCGGCCCGCCAGCAGGCCGACTATCTGCGCGAATCCATCGAACGCATCAACCGCGTCGACCCGCGGCCCGGCGAGGACGTGGAGCTGCGCGCCCGGCGCGAACGCATCGAGAACGCGGCCGAGATCGCCTCCGGTGTGGGACGCGCGTTGTCGGTATTGGACTCCTCGCAGATGGGGGTCGACGCGGACGGCATGTCCGCCATCGATCTGATCAACCAGGCCGTGCAGTCCCTGCGATCCATCCGGGTGGACGGCGTGTTCGCCGAACAGGCCGATAGGCTGGACGCCATCGTCAACGACCTGTCCGATGTGGTGTTCACATTGGCGCGGGAACTGGACGTCGAAGGCGACGTCGAGGACCTGGACGTGCTCAACGCCCGCATCCACGAGCTGGGGGAGCTGACCCGCCGGTGGGGGCCGGAATTGTCCGACGTGATCGCATGGCGCGACAAGGCCGTGTTCGACGTCGAGGACCTCGACGCCTCGCCGGAGAAGATCGCCGAACTCGAGGCCGAGCGCGGGAGGCTGTACGCCGCCGCGCTGGACGCGGCCGCCGCGCTGAGCGAGGCCCGCGCCGCCGCCGCGGCCGAACTCGCTGAGCGGGTGACCTCGGAATTGGACGCGCTGGCCATGCCGGGCGCAAGGCTGGACATCACGGTCACGCCGCGCGGACTGACCTCCGACGGCGCCGGCGCGGACGGTCCGCGCGATGCCGCCGCCCGCGCCCGTGGGGCGTCTCTCGACGGTCGTCGCGGCAAGTCCCCCGCGGATTTGGATGCCGGCCTCCTCGACGCGCACGGATGGGACGATATCGCCTTCCTGTTCACCCCGTTCCCCGGCTCGCCGCAACTGCCGATGGGCAAAAGCGCCTCCGGCGGCGAACTGAGCCGTCTGATGCTCGCCTTGGAGTTGTCCGCCGCCGACAAGCGCGCGGCTGGACGCAACGGCGGACGGAACGACGGCACGGCCGGTGATGTCGGCGGTGCCGGAGTGTCCGGCGACATGACGTTCATCTTCGACGAGGTGGACGCCGGCGTCGGAGGCAAGGCCGCCGTGGAGCTGGGCCGCCGCTTGGCGAGACTCGCGCGGTCGGCCCAGGTGATCGTCGTTACCCATCTGCCGCAGGTCGCCTCATGGGCCGACGCGCAGTTCGTGGTGAGCAAAGGGATTGCGCCTCTCGCCGGCGTCTCGCGTGGAACGGAATCGGGTGGCCGGTCCGCCGTCGTTGGACGGGAACCCGGCGCGGGCGGCGGTTCCTCCGACGCCGTCGTGTCCACCACGGTGGGCGAGGTATGCGACGAGGCTCGTGTGCGCGAGATCGCGCGTATGCTCTCCGGCAGCGAATCCGACGCCTCGCTCGACCACGCGCGCGAACTGCTCGCGCAGTCCACGCTCGCATAA